A stretch of DNA from Kazachstania africana CBS 2517 chromosome 3, complete genome:
CTTGATTCATATCATTCAAACTGATCACATTCGTAATAACTAATTATTTAATTATCTCGTCTAGATgtaattattttattatatcatGTCTTACATATAAGGTTTCTAAATGATATTAGGTACTCTACTCTACTCTACGTGTTACATTTTTTCTCAGATACCACTGGACAAAATTTCTAATTCCttctcttatttttctGTAATTTCTTTGAGTTAATCCATCCACAACCgctttattcaaaatttccttttctttatgTGTagtttcattcaatttagAGAACACTTCAGTGAGCCATTCGGAACAAATCAATgcattgttattatttgcTTCAGTAGCTAGTCTTAGCAACTTCACTATGCAACCAATAGCATCTGAATGGGAATTTGACTCAAACGTTGTGAGTAAACCTAAAAATATAACGTAATTTATACGAGAGCCCCTTTTGATAACTACTTCGTTTATAATTTGACTTCTCCATTCATCTGGGACATACTCTATACTCAATGTCGAAATTGGAGGTGTCTTGAAACCCCATGAGACCGTATCATCTAGACAACGTAGGATATAAACATATGCATCGTAATTTTCTAGTTTGTTTATACTTTCTATTGCTACATCAATTACACTGCCAAGCAGTTCAGTGGATAggataaattcttttggGAAAAACATAACCAGGTCAGAAACCATGGCAAAGAAGTCCATTATAATTTCATaataattatttaattgaattttattcatCTTGCTGAAATTTACAATGAATGTTTTACATTGAGATAATGCAAATTGCCACACAGACTCTCTCAGAGCAATTGGGATAGGAAACGAATCGTCATCTCCAAATATTACTATAATTGAACCAGAACACCATAAAAATGAACCATATCCAGTAGTTGCATAGCCTTGGACTAAGAATTCGGCAACTGAACCTAGTATAGGTTCGCAGAAAACATGGAATCTCTCGAATAATCTTCTCAAAAATTTAGTGCTTCTTTCCACAATAATTATATCTTTAAATCCACTTTCATTGACCAGTAAAACTCTAATAGCATTCcagattttttcaatttgcGGTAGCAATGGTTCGACACCTTGTTGTGGGTATTCATACTTGGGTTTCAATTCCTCAAAAAATGCGTAAAATAGGTCAATCTTATCTGCAATAAGTTTGCTCAAATTACTATTCgaagaatttattttccattCGGTCACTAATTGTCCAAGTTTTGCCAAATTATCATCAACTAACTTGCCAAACGTCTCACTTATTGATTCAATTGGCTGATTGTTAATAACTGCACTTAGCCCTTGACATAGTTCAAATTGTGATTCTATGTCCTTGGAAAGAACATCCTGAATTACAAAGTAAAATTCGGTCAATTGGTCGATGTAGGAACTTAATAAACTTGAACAATCTGAGCAAAAGTACATCAATGCATGAGATGATGCAGTTATAATATCCTTCATTTCATCGGTGACATTGTTTGAATCAACTTGTTGGAATCCTTTGAATATGTACTGTAATTGCATTTCCAGAGTTTCAGGATGTTTTGCAGTCCATTCTGTGTAACGGCCTAACACTAATGTTGAGGCATACCTTAGCTTAGGGTGTTCAGGTAAATTgcaaagaatttgaaaaatttcaggtAGAAGTTTATTTTCTGATAACGATATCTCTTGTGCCATAGTtctcaatgaaaataatggaGCTTCCAAATTCTGCCAATTTATGGAATTCGTTCCAGCAATGGTCAAACTGCTTAATGCTTgctttatctttattaatGGTTGTTCCAAGGCGTTATTGGTCCCTACAACAGCTGTAcaatctttcaaaacatCTCCCATATGGTATCtaaattctttgaactTGTCTTCACCTTCTTTAGAATCAAAATGGTCAGGAGGGTACTGAAGATGCTCAATAATACCGTTAATTAACTCAATAAATGTTGGAGTATAAACTGCCTTGGCATTTTGGTATCTTGGcaatacaaaattttgtttcaaactAAACCAACAGGGAAATGAATACGATACAACATCCAAATCTGGATTTTTACAAGTCAGCATTAGTAACATGGAAATGAGAGGTTGAAAAAACTCTGGGGATTTTGCAATAAATATAACCCAAGCTTCTATAGCCTCTACAAATAGTCTAGTCATTCCCTCAAGAATTTCTGGATCTATTCCTTCTTCAACTTGTAGCTTTGATAAGGTCTGAATATTTggcaaaatatttctttgtaatcCAATCAGTTGTTCGAAGAGTGTCATAATCAATTGTTCATTTGTTGTATCACGACTTTCCTTTAAAATACCACATAAACAGTCAACAGCAGCTTCAAACACACTACTATCTGCATTGGCGCCAGTGTGATTTAACGACTCGAAGACCAGAGATATCAGAGGTTGTACTTGGAACAACTGATCgattgaaaattcaaaagaccATGATGTAAAACAACGCAGCACACTCTCTAGAGTGATGTCCATGGCAAAGTTTGTACTTTGAGCTCTGGAgtcttttaaaatttccGTACAGGATATCAGAAACTTCAAAATGTCCTCAGCAATAGTGTCAACTAGTTCATGAACCCTGGAATTATATTCGTCTTCAGTAAGCGGAATTGAACCAATGTCGAATGTTTCTTCAGGtaatatttggaaaaagCTTAGTAGTAATCCAGGGTATGGATTTAACACATTGATGATTTCAGCAATAGGGCTTCTCcattccaaaaattgaatggcCAAACGTGCTAGAGCAACATTTAACTGAGTTATCACTAGTTTTTGAGTATGCATTGTTAATAATCGCAAAAGGGAATCCTTAAATTGTACGAGATTTCTTTCCAATTGGCTCAGATCGTAAGTAACCTTATTCCTTATGGTTTGTGCTGCAAAAATATGCAGCTCCAGATTGGAAGCACCTTCAACGTTTGAAAGAGCTTCATGACAGGTATTCCACGCTTCTTTGGATCTTTGAAACTGTTCTAGATAATGCAAtgcttcatttttcttattttgtGATGCACCAGAAGATAAAATGTGCAAAGTATTCTGTAAATCAGCTAATTGCATGGACATGACTGTTTAGATAAACCCAGATAAAGTCTGTGGCTGGATTATTTGTGTATCAATCGTTTGCAAAatgatcaaaaatttttcaattagagttatttttttttttttttgtatattgaaaaaaattattggaataTATTGTAATCCAAGATAGTTGATATTTAATTGATATACAAGAATACACTATAAGCCACAATAAAAATAGTAATTTATAAGAGAGTTTTCTGATGTCTACAAGCAAACCAAAGGCCCATGTACCTCCAATAAACtgtattttcaattatctCCAGCAGCAAGTCCCTGTAACTTTCTGGTTATATGAACAGGTCGGTATAAGAATAAGAGGTAAAATTAGAGGGTTTGATGAATTCATGAACATAGTCATTGATGATGCAGTAGAAATACCTGTGGATTCAACAACAGGAACAGAGCAGGTGGATAAGGGGATCAAGCTGGGCAGGATATTACTGAAAGGTGATAATATAACGCTGATAACGTCAATAGATGAATAATTTAGAGCAAAACCTTTTAACGGTATGCACTATAGCTTTAAAAAAGCAGGTATCTGTAGCAATGTTTTCAATAGTCTCTGGATAACATCTCATTCGAAGTCGTGTCATTGGTTTTCTTGTAAGGAAATCTTGTATGTACAAGTTTACTTCTACGCAGATATATATGTAGTTACCTGTCTATATCAGGGCACATTCTATATAGGCTCgcctttctttttattgaaagatacaTCCAAAACTGTAATTTTTATTGTAATATGATTGCTTACGTAAATCATCAGCTGCGACTATTTCAACTTTATGTTGAAATTACTTACCTATTTCCGAAAGGATGAGAAGCTATTTTAGTCTATTCGATAGCAAGAAAATAGTTGACCATGCCTTTTTTGTATGTTTCTACCCGTTGCTCTCCACAcgattttgaatatatacTAGTCTGTCCATTTGttcttttaaatgaattaattCCAGGAAAAAGAGGAGAGATACTATATTGATCTATTTACaagttttgaagaatttctGGGGAAATGGCTATAGACCCCCTTACCTTCATTATATTACTTCTCAGGAATTTGATCTAGTTGATCAGCGGTTtgtttctttaaaatttgttttgTAAGTTCAACTGCTTCAGCAAACTTCTTTGTATTATTGTTCAGGTAATCTTCAACCATAGGCAGACCTGGGTGTTTAGTGTCTATTGAACCAAACAATGCATCACTAATCTTATCTTCcaattgttgttgttttaCATCGTCTTGAACATCAAGTAGGGACAGTATAGGATAGCTCTTACGTTCGAAGATTTCgtttattttttggatCAGTTGCTCTTCAGTGACGATATAATCGTCCAACTCATAATATAACTTTAACAATTTCTCGAGTTTATTTTCCTTACCTTTTAGCTCATTGAGTTCTCTATTATATTGCCTCTTCATAGAaaggatttttttttcctcttgcGTTCGAGGTACCACTAATGGTTGGTTCAATATGTGTTCTAAAGATGGAACTGTCAAATCAGAGGACTTCGATTGCATTGTCAATGCTTTCCGTTTCTCCATCTCTAATTCTAGAAGTTTCGTCCTTTCTCTTATTAGTCTTTCTCGTTTCAACAATCTTCGTTCCTCCAATCTCAACGCCTCAGCCAAGTATGTTCTTCGTAACTCTGCCTTCTTCATTTGACTCAGTTTCTTATCGCTGATGTTTTCAGGCACTACTGTAGGAGTATGGATTGATTCTTGAATCATTTGCTCGACATTTACAAATTTAGTCGGTTTAGGAAACCTACTCGAGCCATTAGGATGCATAATCCCATCTGCGTAGCCTACTCCCTTCGGACCTTTTGAAATGGTCGGCTGTGTCTTCTCAATGGCAAGTTGCTGTTTGGTCGTAGGGTATTTCAAGACTGATCTAGCAACGGGTAAAATCCCACTTTTGTAACCATATTTTGCTATACCTTTCCCCATTGTATTTATTGTTAATATTAACTGAAACGACAAGTATTTAGAATGCTCCTGACTTATAAGTGATGTTGTTCTCAACCAAATACAGGGAAGCTGGCCGGTCAAAGAAATATGgtctttttctctttaatTGACCGTTAAGCGAATTCCACGCAGTAAGTAACAAGCAAGATAGCGATGCCCATTACCCTGCGCTTCTTGTTGAAGCTATTGCTAGTATGAAGCGCATAGTATATTTAATATTCAGATATTTATGTGCAATTGCCTATTACGATCTAGGTTCTGTTTGATAATGCACTACTTAGTGCAGAAGCCAGGGAGTTAGGGTATGCGTTATTTACAGTGGATAGCTCCATGTGCAATGTACAAAATCTCCCTGTAATACGATGAAAAGATTACTTGTGATAGCATTCCAGTATGTGTCCTTCAAGTTAAGGGAGGCGTGTCTTATTCAcattcatttttgataagAATATGTATCAAGGTGATTATAACTTTTAAAACTGCACCCGGAAAATGTAACATACGCACAGATTTGGAGGAATCATATGCATGTTACCATTTTGCTAATAGTTACAGTCGTCGGCTATAATTAAGAAAAGGCCTTCTATGTATGTTGAAAATACAGCAATGTCGGGGCCATGTAACCAATAATTGACCCATGGCGCATAATCATgctgttttatttttaacaAAAGTGAAATAATGCGAGTTTAAGATCAAAACAATGGTGCAGTTTTAGTAGGAACAATATTGGTTTTTTCCTGATGATCCTTTGCGTCAAGAGTTTATTATTATGCTTAAAGGGACCCTTTCTAGGTGTATTATAGTTGACACCTCTGATTCCGATGATTCAGCCTTCCCCATTTCTaaatattggaagaaattttacattCTTCTCACAGGAACGAATACTCCCATTATTCGTGACAAGCGTTCTCTCGAGATCACCTTTGAAGTACTATTACCTCGAGCCATGTTAATTTTGCACTCCTGGATTTGTTCGATTGAATGACGAATTGTTCATTTGTACGCAATAACTTACTGTGAAATGTTTTCGCTGTGTGCCCGTCGcatggaaaaaaaagtaggAAAGGACGAATTCATGCTGttagaagaattttgtCATATACAAGAAATGGTCATGAATTCCGCAAAAATAGCTAAGTTCGTTCAGTAGTCGTCTTTTCTATGGTAACGATAAGTTGTTAGTTAAGCTATTGATAGCTGCATTAAATCTTCgagtttaattttttctttttatcaAACTTTTTCGAACTGTCTTGAAATAAATGGCTGAGTGTTCTAGATATATAATGTGGTACCAAAGTACTCATGTCGTTCGCATCGAAACAttactttttcttttctagtAATTGAATTTCCCTCTAATCCTTATTTCAATGTGACTTTAGGTAATAGTCTACTGGAAAGTTCAAATAATGGGTAGAATATCGGAATTTTTCGGCAATCCTGGTGTTAGACCAgatcttcatcatcgtGCTCCAATACATGGAGCTTCTTCCACTATTAAATGTGAAGATCCGTCAGATCTTTtaagagaagaagacgaagagGAGAAAGATTTAAAGGAACAACTTTATCAGGTCAATTCACTTAGCGATGTCAGCACTACAGCAGAACTGACGATGGTTAATCTTGAAGCAGACGGGACTGTCTTCACCGATCGTGGGTTCACTGGATTGGATAGAGGGTGGACAGATAAGATTTTAGATAAGTTTGTGTCTTGGGCTGGTACCCAATTCGTGTTTCTTATCATGTGGGCAATATTAATTATCTGGATTATTGTTGGTGCCGTTTATGGTGGACCAGACGTTTGGCAAGTTGTTATGCAGGACGGGCAGTCTATTCAAAGTTACATTTGGGACACTCTCTTAATGAGACAACAATTGAATAGTTCTCATGACCAAGTCCTTGTTTGTTGCCAATTGAGATCTCGTATTAGTACATTCAAACGTTTCATGGGACGGAGAATTGCCCAACTCAAGTCACACGAAAGTggtaataatgaaatagaTGAGACGAAACAATTTGATCATACTAATGtcataaataaaattgacCTAGATACCAACGTCATCAAAGGGAACCTTCCCGTAGAGAATTGGTACGATAAACTAAGTTCTACTGCTTCAAATTTAACTGGTTCAGTTCCAACTATGGTAATCTTCTGGTTAGGCGTAATTGTCTGGATTATTTGTGGTGTTATACCTAAGAATGCTGGTAATTCACCACCATATACGGGAAGAACTTCAGGTAGCAATCCTGAGTTAGCAAGATTCAGCGATACTTGGCAAATGTACATCAATACCGCAGTAGCTGTTTCATTGTTGATCTGTACGTCgtttttacaaaatattagGGCAAGACATGACAAATATATCTCAAAGTTTTTGTTAGCCACATTTGAAATCGATgagaaaattgaaactaAGCTTAGAGAACATTTTcatgattttgaaacttcaAATCCAGTGGTTACCATTTATTCCAACAAGAGAAGCTGGggagaaaaaataattgattgGTACGCTGATATTATTGGTACTGGTGTCGGTGTGGTCATTGCTATCGCAGCCTTTGTTGTTTGGCTATGTATTGGTAGTACATTGCATTGGGATGATAACTGGTGGTTAATTATTGGTACTTACACAGGTTTAGTTGGTTTCTTAGATGGATTTGTGATTAGACAAGTTTATTTCAGAATTATTGCACATGAAGAATATAACTATAAGCTAGTCGCTGAGAAAGATATGGAAttgtttgaaattttggGACTAACTTGCCCAGAAGAATTCAATGGAGAACCAGCAAAACCATTAAAGTTATCCCTAAGTTATAAGTTATCATCATGGGTCAATCACCTCTGTTCCACTCAATGGAGTGTTCTTGCCtctattattataattttagGGTTAATTATTGCTGCATCTGCTTTACTATGGAGTACTACTGCACAACTATTTGTCAATTCGCCAACAATGatcattgaagaatttttcttgattgtTCTACTTCAAGCTCATAATTGGGCCGATCAGCAGAGAAGAGTTGAAGTTTCAGCTTTATTGGTTCGTAGACATATTTTGCTTTCTTATGTCAACGAATTGTTTGATTAACTGAGAAGATTTAGAATTATCAGCATTAGATAGAATATAGTGTTAGTTATTTTTCTGATAAAATAGGATTAATGTTTTGTTTTGAGTGTGCATGTTAAATATTGTGTAGTTCATTTTTGCAACTCCAGACTACTTTGTTCAGAATATAAACTATACAGTCAACAATTTGCCAATACATTAAACAGTACGTACAAGTATAAGACGACGTATTTGACAAATGCCATGTGACACATACGGTATTAAATATACTGCAAGTGACGCTACGGACAGAATGGCTCTTGCAAATCAGTACGTCATCCTCTCACGACGGAAGAAAAGACACACGGCCATCAGCCGCAAGGACGACCCAAACTGGCACTCATCATCCAAGCTGAACCACGTAATTTGAGCCACCAATGGGCTAAATTCATTTCATATTGAGTTTCATTTAGCATAACGCATCATTAGCAACGACGCCCATCTTATTTTTCCACTTTTCGaatataattttggaattttgcCACCGTCAAGAAAAActgattttattatattagACCTTGCAATTCCCCTTCTATTACATCTCTCGACAATTGTCATCATTAGAGGTCTTCAACCAAGAGACACACATAATCAGAACCATAACAAATCATATTAGTAACGCAATGGTAGGCCTTTCGTTTGATAATTACCAAAGAAACTCTTTTCTATCATCTAAGTCTCACAAACAACCAAAAGCAACCTCCACAGGTACGACAATTGTCGGTGTAAAATTCAATGGTGGTGTTGTAATTGCTGCAGATACGAGATCCACACAAGGTCCAATTGTGGCAGACAAAAATTGTGCTAAATTACATCGTATTTCTCCACGTATATGGTGTGCAGGTGCAGGTACGGCAGCTGATACAGAAGCTGTAACAcaattaatttcttctaataTCGAATTACATTCTTTATCGACGAGAAGAGAACCAAGAGTGGTGACAACCTTACAGATGCTGAAGCAGCACCTTTTCAGATATCAAGGTCACATCGGTGCTTACTTAATCGTTGCAGGTGTCGATCCAACTGGTGCCCATCTTTTCTCCATCCACGCTCATGGTTCTACCGATGTTGGTTATTACTTATCCCTTGGTTCTGGTTCATTGGCAGCAATGGCAGTCCTGGAATCAAAATGGAGGGCGGACATAAGTAAAGATGAGGCTATAGAATTAGCTTCAGAGGCTATCGAAGCAGGTATATGGAACGATCTGGGTTCTGGTTCCAATGTCGATGTATGTGTAATGCAAATTGGTCAAGATGCACAATACTTAAGAAACCACAGAACTCCAAATGTAAGAGAAccaaaacaacaaaattacaaatttagaagagGTACTACCGCTGTATTAAAGGAGAGTATTATAAATGTTTGCGATATCgatgaagaaataattgataCCGCAGCTTAAACGTATGTATGATCTCTACAAACAACTATGTTTATAAAAACGGCAAATGTAGCTCTTCCCGCACGTACACaagtatataaatttcaaacaGTTTCTAACGCATTAAACAGTAATGATAACGTGGATTTCTGAATGAAAGAATCTTGCACCACCAGAGTTATATTGATCATTGGTACTATATGTCTACTTTctctgaaaatttcaatattgcGTGTGATTCAATACATGCGTATTTCTCCATCGGAgagatttattgaatagaaaataagaaatatttcacatttAAAACCATCAAAACACCATCGTATATACCTGTGCTTTAAGTGCTGGTGAGCTACAATAGTGAGCTATACTATCAGTACACATTTTGTACAATAGTAAAGCTGTTTTATAAACGAAGAAAGGCAACGGAAAGAGATATGGTATCTCAAACGACAACAACTCACACGGGCGGTGGGCTGCATCAAGAAATACAGAATAcaataaatgaaatggaAACGCTAAGGGTGTTTGAACTAAAAGATCTGTGCAGAGCTATTGGATTACCCATATCAGGACGAAAAAATGAGCTGCAAGATAGAATAGCATCTCACGTTAAGGCATCTTTAGCAGTTGGTCATATAGATCCCTGGAGACCAAAAGCAGTCAATGCAttaatagaaaaaatgagaaataaagaatatCCACTACCGAGTTTTCTTGAAGTATGGGATGCTTTGCGGCTTGGAATTGTCAATTCTAGACCCTCTAACGCACAAACTAATGGCAATACTATTACAATACAACCTTTATCAGGCGTTTTTCATAATCAAGATAATACATCAAAGAAAAGCGTTCCCGGTATGGGGGCTATTAACCCATATCTCCCAAAGAATAGTCATGATCTAAATTCACAAGCACCTTTCCATGTTTCTCCCTTCTTCAACCTGAAAAAACTCATACCTTCAACCgtccaaaaattgaagaaagcaAGTGGAAGGGGAATTGCATCTgccaaattttctttcagtTCACTGGACTGGAATAATTTTCAGGCAAATAAAAATCTTAGGCTCTACCTTTTCTGTCATCAGTTGAATTCTCTAGGCTCAAGAGGAAAATCTTTCATTCAGTTCCCAATACCTAATGAAATGTTATTTAATGGTACAAAAATGAATGATAACGTCAAAGGATTAAAGAACAAACCAGGCACTGCAAAGCCTGCAAATCTTACGCCGTACATGAGACCATCAAACTTAACCAATACTTTAGAACTAATTTATGCATTCACAAAGGTAGAATTTCAGATGTCTTGCTATATCGTAGAAGACATCCCTccagaaaaattattagaacaAGTGCTGAAACATCAGAAGATAAGTAAAACTACTACGTTACAGTATATCAAAAAAACATTaagtgaagaagaggaCACTGATTTCATAACCACTTCAACCGTACTAAGTCTCCAATGTCCTATTTCTTatacaaaaatgaaatatccTAGTAAATCAAGATCTTGCGAACATTTACAATGCTTCGACGCACTCTGGTACTTACATTCACAGTTACAAATACCAACTTGGCAATGTCCTGTTTgtcaaaattcaattcctCTCGAGAGTTTGACAATCTGTGAATAcgttgatgaaattttgaacgAAACAAGCGAGGATGTAGAGAAAGTGGAACTGTCCCCCGATGGTTCCTGGGTtccaattgatgaagagaagaaagatcATTCAGATGATGATTATCCGGTCAAAAAGGAAGGTACTCAGGAAAAACTACAAAGTTTGCCGAGCACGAACTTTTCGTCACATAGTGAAGAACCAATTGTCATTTCATTAGACAGTGACGAGGAAGAAATAGAACAAGCGCCAGAAGAAGCCGGCTCCATAGAAAATGGAAGCTCAACAGAAAGCACTACTTACGAAGTTGAGGGCAGTACCATAGCGTCAAGCGTTAGTGCCGCAGGACAAgaggaaaatgataattcaAGTGTGAACTCCGATGAACCATTATCTACAATAAGGAACCCAAATGGCCGTATCGAACCGACAGATGATTCTACATTTGCTCCTCCTCCTCCCCTTCCACCCTCTATGCCGCTTTCAAACTCATTACTGGGGCTAACTAATGGATCGACACAAGGCGAAGTGGATTCTCCACGACAACCACAAAATAGCCATAACCCTTCTGATGTCGTACCGCAATTCAGTACGAGAGTGTTTTCAGGTTCGCCCAATCCTTTCTTAACCAATCCAGCCAATCTATTTGGAATGACAGGTAATCAACAACCGGTTCCTCAGCCCCAGAATCCAAGGCTACCTCCAATTACCGGTCCCCTTCGACAGCCATCATCTCCAACCGGCCCAGCGATCTCATCTGGAGTGACTGGTCATGAGAACCATGCATCCACAACACAGACAAAACGAAATCAACCAAGGCCAACTAGTTCTCGAAGAAATAGAGGCGACGTTTCACCGTTCATACCTAGAAGACCAtatgaaaatattcttcCTAAGAAAAGGCCTAATAATAATGCCCATAACGACAGCCCGACCGATACGAATTCCTTAGCAGCTGCAAGAGAGTTAGGA
This window harbors:
- the MTR10 gene encoding mRNA transport regulator MTR10 (similar to Saccharomyces cerevisiae MTR10 (YOR160W); ancestral locus Anc_5.503), which gives rise to MSMQLADLQNTLHILSSGASQNKKNEALHYLEQFQRSKEAWNTCHEALSNVEGASNLELHIFAAQTIRNKVTYDLSQLERNLVQFKDSLLRLLTMHTQKLVITQLNVALARLAIQFLEWRSPIAEIINVLNPYPGLLLSFFQILPEETFDIGSIPLTEDEYNSRVHELVDTIAEDILKFLISCTEILKDSRAQSTNFAMDITLESVLRCFTSWSFEFSIDQLFQVQPLISLVFESLNHTGANADSSVFEAAVDCLCGILKESRDTTNEQLIMTLFEQLIGLQRNILPNIQTLSKLQVEEGIDPEILEGMTRLFVEAIEAWVIFIAKSPEFFQPLISMLLMLTCKNPDLDVVSYSFPCWFSLKQNFVLPRYQNAKAVYTPTFIELINGIIEHLQYPPDHFDSKEGEDKFKEFRYHMGDVLKDCTAVVGTNNALEQPLIKIKQALSSLTIAGTNSINWQNLEAPLFSLRTMAQEISLSENKLLPEIFQILCNLPEHPKLRYASTLVLGRYTEWTAKHPETLEMQLQYIFKGFQQVDSNNVTDEMKDIITASSHALMYFCSDCSSLLSSYIDQLTEFYFVIQDVLSKDIESQFELCQGLSAVINNQPIESISETFGKLVDDNLAKLGQLVTEWKINSSNSNLSKLIADKIDLFYAFFEELKPKYEYPQQGVEPLLPQIEKIWNAIRVLLVNESGFKDIIIVERSTKFLRRLFERFHVFCEPILGSVAEFLVQGYATTGYGSFLWCSGSIIVIFGDDDSFPIPIALRESVWQFALSQCKTFIVNFSKMNKIQLNNYYEIIMDFFAMVSDLVMFFPKEFILSTELLGSVIDVAIESINKLENYDAYVYILRCLDDTVSWGFKTPPISTLSIEYVPDEWRSQIINEVVIKRGSRINYVIFLGLLTTFESNSHSDAIGCIVKLLRLATEANNNNALICSEWLTEVFSKLNETTHKEKEILNKAVVDGLTQRNYRKIREGIRNFVQWYLRKNVTRRVE
- the SME1 gene encoding mRNA splicing protein SME1 (similar to Saccharomyces cerevisiae SME1 (YOR159C); ancestral locus Anc_5.504); translated protein: MSTSKPKAHVPPINCIFNYLQQQVPVTFWLYEQVGIRIRGKIRGFDEFMNIVIDDAVEIPVDSTTGTEQVDKGIKLGRILLKGDNITLITSIDE
- the PET123 gene encoding mitochondrial 37S ribosomal protein mS26 PET123 (similar to Saccharomyces cerevisiae PET123 (YOR158W); ancestral locus Anc_5.505), which codes for MGKGIAKYGYKSGILPVARSVLKYPTTKQQLAIEKTQPTISKGPKGVGYADGIMHPNGSSRFPKPTKFVNVEQMIQESIHTPTVVPENISDKKLSQMKKAELRRTYLAEALRLEERRLLKRERLIRERTKLLELEMEKRKALTMQSKSSDLTVPSLEHILNQPLVVPRTQEEKKILSMKRQYNRELNELKGKENKLEKLLKLYYELDDYIVTEEQLIQKINEIFERKSYPILSLLDVQDDVKQQQLEDKISDALFGSIDTKHPGLPMVEDYLNNNTKKFAEAVELTKQILKKQTADQLDQIPEK
- the FET4 gene encoding Fet4p, producing the protein MGRISEFFGNPGVRPDLHHRAPIHGASSTIKCEDPSDLLREEDEEEKDLKEQLYQVNSLSDVSTTAELTMVNLEADGTVFTDRGFTGLDRGWTDKILDKFVSWAGTQFVFLIMWAILIIWIIVGAVYGGPDVWQVVMQDGQSIQSYIWDTLLMRQQLNSSHDQVLVCCQLRSRISTFKRFMGRRIAQLKSHESGNNEIDETKQFDHTNVINKIDLDTNVIKGNLPVENWYDKLSSTASNLTGSVPTMVIFWLGVIVWIICGVIPKNAGNSPPYTGRTSGSNPELARFSDTWQMYINTAVAVSLLICTSFLQNIRARHDKYISKFLLATFEIDEKIETKLREHFHDFETSNPVVTIYSNKRSWGEKIIDWYADIIGTGVGVVIAIAAFVVWLCIGSTLHWDDNWWLIIGTYTGLVGFLDGFVIRQVYFRIIAHEEYNYKLVAEKDMELFEILGLTCPEEFNGEPAKPLKLSLSYKLSSWVNHLCSTQWSVLASIIIILGLIIAASALLWSTTAQLFVNSPTMIIEEFFLIVLLQAHNWADQQRRVEVSALLVRRHILLSYVNELFD
- the PUP1 gene encoding proteasome core particle subunit beta 2 (similar to Saccharomyces cerevisiae PUP1 (YOR157C); ancestral locus Anc_5.507), which gives rise to MVGLSFDNYQRNSFLSSKSHKQPKATSTGTTIVGVKFNGGVVIAADTRSTQGPIVADKNCAKLHRISPRIWCAGAGTAADTEAVTQLISSNIELHSLSTRREPRVVTTLQMLKQHLFRYQGHIGAYLIVAGVDPTGAHLFSIHAHGSTDVGYYLSLGSGSLAAMAVLESKWRADISKDEAIELASEAIEAGIWNDLGSGSNVDVCVMQIGQDAQYLRNHRTPNVREPKQQNYKFRRGTTAVLKESIINVCDIDEEIIDTAA
- the NFI1 gene encoding SUMO ligase NFI1 (similar to Saccharomyces cerevisiae SIZ1 (YDR409W) and NFI1 (YOR156C); ancestral locus Anc_5.509); protein product: MVSQTTTTHTGGGLHQEIQNTINEMETLRVFELKDLCRAIGLPISGRKNELQDRIASHVKASLAVGHIDPWRPKAVNALIEKMRNKEYPLPSFLEVWDALRLGIVNSRPSNAQTNGNTITIQPLSGVFHNQDNTSKKSVPGMGAINPYLPKNSHDLNSQAPFHVSPFFNLKKLIPSTVQKLKKASGRGIASAKFSFSSLDWNNFQANKNLRLYLFCHQLNSLGSRGKSFIQFPIPNEMLFNGTKMNDNVKGLKNKPGTAKPANLTPYMRPSNLTNTLELIYAFTKVEFQMSCYIVEDIPPEKLLEQVLKHQKISKTTTLQYIKKTLSEEEDTDFITTSTVLSLQCPISYTKMKYPSKSRSCEHLQCFDALWYLHSQLQIPTWQCPVCQNSIPLESLTICEYVDEILNETSEDVEKVELSPDGSWVPIDEEKKDHSDDDYPVKKEGTQEKLQSLPSTNFSSHSEEPIVISLDSDEEEIEQAPEEAGSIENGSSTESTTYEVEGSTIASSVSAAGQEENDNSSVNSDEPLSTIRNPNGRIEPTDDSTFAPPPPLPPSMPLSNSLLGLTNGSTQGEVDSPRQPQNSHNPSDVVPQFSTRVFSGSPNPFLTNPANLFGMTGNQQPVPQPQNPRLPPITGPLRQPSSPTGPAISSGVTGHENHASTTQTKRNQPRPTSSRRNRGDVSPFIPRRPYENILPKKRPNNNAHNDSPTDTNSLAAARELGISLEENMGSGNGDDDNGDGIIDLTSD